In Papaver somniferum cultivar HN1 chromosome 1, ASM357369v1, whole genome shotgun sequence, a genomic segment contains:
- the LOC113301889 gene encoding indole-3-glycerol phosphate synthase, chloroplastic-like has translation MEATTSIRATTTRVCVMNSTALKFKQNYLSFRKSVLLRSPMDTKSISPNSIRAQQSTATITETDYKNALKIKEWEVGKFQDELAASQGIKIRRRPPTGPPLNYVGPFEFRLANEDDNTPRDILEEIVWNKDKEVSLLKERKPLATLKKELENAPPVRDFLGALHKSHLRTGLPALIAEVKKASPSRGVLRKDFDPVKIAQAYEKGGAACLSVLTDEKYFQGSFENLEKIRNAGVKCPLLCKEFIIDAWQIYYARTKGADAVLLIAAVLPDLDIQYMTKICKTIGLAALVEVHDEKEMDRVLGIEGIELVGINNRNLGTFEVDISNTRHLLEGERGEVIRQKDIIVVGESGLFTPSDIAYVQDAGVKAVLVGESIVKQDDPGKGISGLFGKDISP, from the exons ATGGAAGCAACAACTTCTATTAGAGCAACCACAACTAGGGTTTGTGTTATGAACTCAACCGCTCTGAAATTTAAACAAAACTATCTCTCATTCAGAAAGTCTGTCTTATTAAGATCTCCAATGGATACAAAATCGATCTCTCCAAATTCAATTCGAGCTCAACAG TCCACAGCGACGATTACAGAAACTGATTACAAGAATGCACTcaaaatcaaggagtgggaagtgGGTAAGTTCCAAGATGAGTTAGCTGCAAGCCAGGGAATTAAAATCAGAAGAAGGCCACCTACAGGACCTCCTTTGAATTATGTTGGTCCATTTGAGTTTAGATTAGCAAATGAAGATGACAATACTCCTCGTGACATCCTAGAGGAAATCGTATGGAACAAGGACAAAGAAGTCTCACTG CTAAAAGAGAGAAAGCCTCTAGCTACTCTAAAGAAAGAGCTCGAAAATGCTCCCCCAGTTAGAGATTTTTTGGGCGCTTTGCACAAATCTCATCTGCGGACAGGATTGCCCGCTTTGATAGCTGAAGTGAAAAAGGCTTCTCCAAGCAGAGGGGTATTGAGAAAGGACTTTGATCCG GTTAAAATAGCTCAGGCATATGAGAAAGGGGGAGCAGCATGCCTCAGTGTTTTGACGGATGAGAAGTACTTCCAG GGAAGTTTTGAAAACCTGGAGAAAATACGCAAtgctggagtaaag TGCCCTCTTCTGTGCAAAGAGTTCATCATCGATGCATGGCAAATATACTATGCTCGCACAAAAGGGGCAGATGCAGTACTTTTGATTGCGGCTGTGTTGCCTGATCTTGATATACAATACATGACCAAGATCTGTAAAACTATTGGTTTGGCAGCCTtagttgag GTTCACGATGAAAAGGAAATGGATCGTGTTCTTGGAATAGAGGGGATTGAACTCGTTGGCATAAACAACCGTAACCTTG GAACATTTGAGGTTGATATTAGTAATACGAGACATCTTTTAGAGGGAGAACGTGGTGAAGTTATCCGTCAAAAAGACATCATT GTAGTTGGGGAATCAGGGTTGTTTACTCCAAGTGATATTGCTTATGTACAAGATGCTGGGGTTAAAGCG GTACTGGTTGGGGAGTCGATTGTGAAACAAGATGATCCAGGGAAAGGAATAAGTGGACTGTTTGGTAAAGACATATCGCCATAA
- the LOC113301866 gene encoding pentatricopeptide repeat-containing protein At5g66520-like, whose translation MISSFSLSSVHIPPLPKPNQIQRKNLKSSSSPTETLTPTPKDLLDNFNTVFELKQLHSYIIKTNKDYSILPVTRIASICALSPSFDYARTIFERVEKNETFIWNSCLKTYAESESPIDAIHFFYRLRQSNLCPDTFTCSFVLKACSILLDLHNGRIVHGLVLKLGYQSDLFLQNTIVHMYAKGGAINDARKLFEKMPRRDSVTWNILITQLTKLNEIDKAQELFDQMPDKSVRSWTAMIAGYVQCGKPKEAVELFKQMEEAGESPNEVTVVAVLAACADLGTLDLGRRIHEYLDKCGYRKNVRVCNTLIDMYIKCGCLEIARSVFDEMEERTIVSWSAMIGGLAMHGEGEEALKLFSKMTRIGIRPNAVTFVGLLHACSHMGLIAEGREFFTSMTRDYGITPELEHYGCMVDLLSRSGLLSEAHEFIKNMPIKANGVVWGALLGGCRVHKNIKLAEEAIKHLQVLDPLNDGYYVVLSNIYAEKGRWEETARVRRLMKDRGVKKTPGWSTVTVNGEVHEFVAGDGNHPQAEEIYQKWDELLTQMKPRGYIPNTKVVLLDMDGEENKVQVLYRHSEKLATMFGLMKTPPGTTIRIMKNLRVCEDCHSALKLISDIVDREIVVRDRNRFHCFKNGLCSCRDYW comes from the coding sequence atgatttcttcattttcctTATCTTCTGTTCATATTCCTCCATTACCGAAACCaaatcaaattcaaagaaaaaactTGAAATCATCTTCTTCACCAACAGAAACACTAACTCCAACACCAAAAGATCTTCTTGACAATTTCAATACTGTCTTTGAACTCAAACAACTTCATTCCTACATAATCAAAACCAACAAAGACTATTCTATTTTACCTGTAACTCGAATCGCATCTATATGTGCTCTCTCACCGAGTTTTGATTATGCCCGTACAATATTCGAGCGCGTCGAAAAGAATGAAACTTTTATATGGAATTCTTGTTTGAAGACTTATGCTGAAAGTGAGTCTCCAATTGACGCAATTCATTTCTTTTATCGGTTAAGGCAATCTAATCTTTGCCCAGACACATTTACTTGTTCTTTTGTTCTCAAGGCTTGTTCGATCTTATTAGATCTTCATAATGGAAGAATTGTTCATGGGTTGGTTTTGAAACTTGGTTATCAATCAGATTTGTTCCTTCAAAATACGATTGTTCATATGTATGCAAAGGGTGGTGCAATTAATGATGCTAGGAAGTTGTTTGAGAAAATGCCTAGACGAGATAGTGTAACTTGGAATATCTTGATAACTCAATTGACGAAGTTGAATGAGATAGATAAGGCACAAGAGCTGTTTGATCAGATGCCTGATAAAAGTGTTAGGTCCTGGACGGCCATGATTGCTGGTTATGTACAGTGTGGCAAACCCAAGGAAGCTGTTGAGCTTTTTAAACAGATGGAAGAAGCTGGGGAAAGTCCTAATGAGGTGACCGTCGTCGCTGTGCTTGCTGCTTGTGCAGATTTGGGCACGTTGGATCTTGGTCGCCGTATTCATGAATACTTGGATAAATGTGGATATAGGAAGAATGTGCGCGTGTGCAATACATTAATCGATATGTACATAAAATGTGGTTGTTTAGAGATTGCCAGGAGTGTTTTCGATGAGATGGAAGAACGGACAATTGTATCTTGGTCTGCCATGATAGGTGGCCTTGCAATGCAtggggaaggagaagaagctttaAAGCTTTTCTCAAAGATGACTAGGATAGGCATTCGGCCTAATGCTGTCACCTTTGTCGGTCTTTTACACGCTTGTAGTCACATGGGATTGATAGCAGAGGGTCGTGAATTCTTCACCAGCATGACTAGGGATTACGGAATAACCCCAGAACTTGAGCACTATGGGTGCATGGTTGATCTCTTAAGTCGCTCAGGGTTACTTTCAGAAGCACACGAGTTTATCAAGAACATGCCAATAAAGGCTAATGGAGTTGTTTGGGGCGCTCTACTTGGTGGATGCAGAGtacacaagaatatcaaattagcAGAAGAAGCAATCAAACATCTCCAAGTTTTAGACCCACTTAATGATGGATACTACGTGGTTCTTTCAAACATCTATGCAGAGAAAGGGAGATGGGAAGAGACAGCTAGAGTAAGGAGGTTAATGAAAGATCGCGGAGTGAAGAAAACGCCTGGATGGAGTACAGTGACGGTTAACGGTGAAGTTCACGAGTTTGTGGCTGGGGATGGAAATCACCCTCAAGCTGAGGAGATATATCAGAAATGGGATGAATTACTCACACAAATGAAGCCAAGAGGATACATTCCAAATACTAAAGTTGTATTGCTAGACATGGATGGAGAAGAGAACAAAGTGCAAGTTTTGTATCGTCATAGCGAGAAACTAGCGACAATGTTTGGACTTATGAAAACACCTCCCGGAACGACTATAAGAATCATGAAAAACCTCCGCGTTTGCGAAGACTGTCATTCAGCTTTAAAATTAATATCAGATATTGTTGATCGAGAGATAGTAGTGCGCGATAGAAACAGATTCCATTGTTTTAAAAATGGGTTGTGTTCTTGCCGAGACTACTGGTAG
- the LOC113301872 gene encoding tryptamine hydroxycinnamoyltransferase 1-like: MAIGLINNTILKAGSSLTSLSTMHDQSVSFPTDDVVIPLTVFDKAAFDLHVAVLYAFKPPMPSNEVLKDALSKVLVYYPHLAGRFITDDLGRTCIILNNAGVRITETYIPSTLAEQLPFNPSKDVSHLLPPVEGVEELFQIQLNRYACGGLVIGETSHHRVADGQSMSSFFVAWARMVRGFDIDTLPYHDRFAVSQPRSPPNVEFDHPSIEFKKTVVNPDITPVFSSIETLIINYSTDFINKLKAKVLGENSNPHRRYSTFECLLSHTWKKVTQARGLDLEESTQVRVAVNGRARIKPAVPMEYFGNLVLWAYPTLKVKELLHESHSYVAKAIHDEVIRVDSRYFKSFIDFGASTDVGNTEGEELEATAPEFGNTLCPNLEVDSWLRFQFHDLDFGGGSPCAFFPPNIPVEGLIIFLPTCSEDGGVDVVISLLPEHVPLFRQISHSMDD, encoded by the coding sequence ATGGCAATTGGTTTGATTAACAACACCATCTTGAAAGCTGGATCTTCTCTTACATCACTAAGCACGATGCATGATCAATCGGTTAGCTTCCCTACTGATGATGTTGTAATTCCTCTTACAGTCTTTGATAAAGCTGCGTTTGATCTCCATGTAGCTGTTTTATATGCATTTAAACCTCCCATGCCATCAAATGAAGTCTTGAAAGATGCACTCTCCAAAGTTCTTGTTTATTACCCACACTTAGCAGGAAGGTTCATAACTGATGATCTAGGCCGAACTTGTATCATTTTGAACAATGCAGGCGTTCGCATAACCGAAACCTACATCCCCTCAACATTAGCTGAGCAGCTTCCATTCAATCCATCGAAAGATGTTAGCCATCTTCTTCCACCCGTTGAAGGAGTTGAAGAGTTGTTCCAAATTCAACTCAACCGTTACGCATGCGGTGGTCTAGTCATCGGTGAAACTTCTCATCACCGTGTTGCGGATGGTCAATCCATGAGTTCTTTCTTTGTAGCATGGGCTAGAATGGTCAGAGGTTTCGACATAGATACACTTCCTTATCACGATAGATTTGCTGTTTCTCAACCTAGAAGCCCACCTAATGTTGAATTCGACCATCCGTCCATCGAGTTCAAAAAGACTGTTGTCAATCCAGACATCACTCCAGTCTTTTCCTCCATTGAAACTTTGATCATCAACTATTCAACTGATTTCATTAACAAGCTCAAAGCTAAGGTTCTTGGTGAAAATAGTAACCCACACAGAAGATACAGTACTTTTGAATGTTTACTTTCTCATACGTGGAAGAAAGTGACCCAAGCTAGAGGACTTGACTTAGAAGAGTCAACACAAGTTAGAGTTGCTGTAAATGGAAGAGCAAGAATCAAACCAGCAGTACCAATGGAGTATTTCGGCAATTTAGTACTGTGGGCTTATCCAACTTTGAAAGTGAAGGAATTGTTGCACGAGAGTCATTCATATGTTGCAAAAGCAATCCATGATGAGGTTATTCGTGTAGATAGTAGGTATTTCAAATCCTTTATCGATTTCGGAGCCTCAACAGATGTTGGAAATACTGAAGGTGAGGAACTTGAAGCAACAGCACCAGAATTTGGAAACACACTGTGCCCGAATTTGGAAGTGGACAGTTGGTTGAGATTCCAGTTTCATGATCTTGATTTTGGTGGTGGAAGTCCCTGTGCCTTTTTTCCACCCAACATTCCGGTTGAAGGTTTAATAATTTTCTTGCCTACATGCAGTGAAGATGGCGGGGTTGATGTGGTGATTTCGCTTTTACCTGAACATGTGCCTCTCTTTAGACAAATTTCCCACTCGATGGATGACTAG